A stretch of DNA from Brevibacillus ruminantium:
TGGGTTTTTACCTTGCGATCAAGGTTTATCTCTGGTATGCTATCATTACCGTGCTAGACGGGGAGGTTGCGGTGCCCTGTAACCTGCAATCCGCAATAGCAGGGTTGAATTCCTATCAGAGGTCTTCTCATGTGAGGCTGCCTTATGGTGGCGGTGTTGAGGAGCGGGTCCTGTGCAACGTGAACCCATGAACCTGGTCAGGTCCGGAAGGAAGCAGCCATAAGTGGATCATCACGTGTGCCGCAGGGTAGCCTGTTCTGAGCTGCAGCCATAAGTAACGCTTGGATGGGCTTGATCGAAGATAGGTGCACGGTACATATAACGAAAAGCAAACGGTATGAATCCACGTGGATCATACCGTTTTTTGACATTTTGAAACAAATGCCGCCTCTTAAGACTGCTAGTGGCAGTACTTACGGTTGGTTCAGACGTATAATCACGAACGATTCGTGTCGGTTTGACTACTTTTGTTGTTTTCTGACGATCTCTAGCGAAAACATTTCCAGTAAAAAATGGCTATATCAGCAGGTTATTACCATTTTTTCGACGAATTTGTTAGGGGAATGCAAACGCTTGTAAAACGCGAAGGTCAGGAGGGACAAGCTGTGGGAGGATCACTGGCATTACATCTCGTCGGCTCGTCCAATCGATTGAAACAGTTTGCGCAACAGATGCCAACTGCCATTTTCCTGGTAGACCAAGCGGGAACTATCGTTGAAGTGAATGAAAAGCTGTTGCGAGTCACGGGCTATCGGTATGAAGAGTTGGTCAATCAGTCCTTTCAACACCTCTTGCCTTATCCCGGCACGATCAAACAATTGTATGAGGAGCTCATGCATCGGGGACCAGACCAGCCGATGGAAGTGGATTGGCGGGATTGCCAGGGCAGGACGGGAAAAACCCCGGCGATGATCATGGTCCAGCAGGGAGAGCAACCCGTGTATTTCGTTCACCTGTTTCAACTGGACAAGGAGACTCAGGGAAATCTGTCCCAGCGACTGGTAGACAAGCTGACTAGCGACAGCAGCCTGGGACTGTTTGTTCTGGACGAGCAAGGGCTGATTGTCGAAGTCAGTCACATGGCCTGTAAACTGCTTGGCATGAACCGTGTTGACGTCATCAACAAGCATGTCGACCAGGTGTTTGCCGGCATTCCGGAAGATCATCGGTTGCTCAAACGCGAGCTTTTGGACGGGGTCAAGCTGTACAATATGGCCACATCCTGGACCAATGACAACCAGCGCTATGAATTGATCGTCGATGCAAGCACGCTTCAGGATGACAGCGGCAAGACGGTGGGCGCCTATTTTCTCTTTAAGGACATCTCCAACTTTCGTTCCTTTGAGCAGAAAATCGAGCGCAATGAACGCTTGGCCATGATTGGTCAAATTGCGGCAGGTACCGCCCATGAAATCCGCAATCCTCTCACTTCTATCAAAGGGTTTTTACAGATGTTTTTACAATCCTTCAGTGAAAATGGGATGGATCGGGAACGGACTTATACCGAGATCATGCTGACGGAAATCAACCGGATTAATTCGCTGGTCAGTGAGTTTTTGTTATTGAGCAAACCGCGTGATGTTCAATACGCCATCGTGGATCTTAATATCGTTTTTGAAGAAATCCTGCCGATTGTGGAATCGCAGGCGCTGTTATACGGAATTGATGTCCAGTTTTCCTCGCGGGGAAACCTGCCACTCGTGGTTGGGGATAATGAACTGCTGAAGCAGGTATTTATCAATATATGCAAAAACGGCATTGAGGCCATGGGGGAGCAGGGTACCCTGAATATCTCCCATCACATAGATCCCGACGGTGACAAGGTGAGCATTGATATCAGAGACACAGGCCCCGGAATTCCCCTGTATATTGTTGACAAAATATTTGATCCATTTTTCACAACAAAGGAAGAGGGAACAGGGCTGGGACTGTCCGTTTGCCAAAAGATTATCCACGATATCGGCGGGCAGATACGCTTGTCCTCGAAAGGATACGGAACTACCTTTCACATCCTCTTGCCCTACTTGTAAACAAAACCGCAAAAAACCGCGTCCCGCGTGCATCACGGGGCGTTTTCTTTGTACGAACACAAACGGATGTTGTATAATAGATGAGATTCGGACAAGGACTTTGCAGATTGGAGTGTCACTTAAAACATGGCTTACACCGCGCTGTATCGCGTATACCGACCGCAAACCTTTCAAGACGTGGTAGGACAAGAGCATGTGACCGTCACTCTGCGCAATGCCTTGCGGGAGCAAAGACTGTCTCACGCTTATTTGTTCAACGGTCCCCGAGGCACGGGTAAAACCAGTGCAGCCAAGATTATGGCCAAAGCTGTAAACTGCGAGCAGCCGCAGGATGGCGAGCCGTGCAACCAGTGCGCTACCTGCAAGGCTATCACCGATGGCTCTGTGACCGATGTACTGGAAATTGACGCAGCATCCAACCGGGGCGTGGAAGAAATTCGGGACATCCGTGACAAGGTGAAATTTGCCCCAAGCGATGTCAAATACAAGGTTTACATTATTGACGAAGTGCATATGCTGACGACGGAAGCGTTTAACGCCTTGCTGAAAACGCTGGAGGAGCCTCCTTCCCACGTCATCTTTATTTTGGCAACAACAGAACCCCACAAGCTGCCGGCGACGATTATCTCCCGCTGCCAGCGCTTTGATTTCCACCGGATCTCACTGCGCGAGATGGTCAGACGGCTCTCCTACATCTGTGAGTCACAACAGGTTTCCGTGGAGGAGCAAGCACTGACACTCGTTGCCAAGATGGCAGAAGGCGGCATGCGGGATGCATTGAGCTTGCTCGACCAGGCGATCAGCTATAGCAACGAGAAGATAACGGCCGCTGATATCATGCAGATCACGGGGACGGTATCCCAAGGGTATTTTTCTACCCTGGCCCGCTCTGTCGCCAACCGGGACGTGGCCCAGGTCATGGAACAGTTTGACAAAGTGATGGTCCAGGGGAAAGACCCCGAGCAGTTTTTGCATGATTTTCTCTACTACTATCGAGATATGCTGCTTCTGAAAACCGCTCCCCATCTGGAAGAAATCGTGGAGCGGACGATGATTGACGACCAGTTTGCCCAAGTAGCACAGCTATATGAAATCCCGCATCTATACAGTGCGATTGAAGTGTGCAACCAATCCCTGGCCCAACTGAAGTGGTCGACGTACGCCCGGGTGCTGGTGGAGTTGACGCTGGTGAAATTATGCCAACTGCCGGGGCAGAGTCCTCAGCAGGGCGCGACCCAGTCGGCAGCGGTATCTAACACAGCGAGCGGCGAGGACCTGGCTGGTTTGGCAAATCGCATCCGCCAACTGGAGGAAAGACTTGCGCAGCTAGCCCAGGGCCAAGGTCTTCAGTCCGGGCAAGCCCAAGCGGAAGAGCCACGGAAACAGGAAGCTCGCCGGCCGGTTGCAGCTGCAGGCGGCGGGTCGCGAACGCCAATGAATCGGGTCCGGGAAGCGGCGATGGCTGTAAATGAGGCTTTGAGCCGTCAGGTCCGCGGACAATGGAGCCAGATTTTGGCCGATGTGAAAAAGGTCAAGATTCAGTATCAAGCCTGGTTGGTCAATGGGCAACCAGCAGCAGTCGGCAGTGATTCTGTCGTTGTGACCTTTACAAGCCCGATCCACTGCGACAAGACGATGGAACCTGAACTGAAAAACGTGATTGAACGGGCGATTCTCGGCGTCGTTGGCAGACCGCTGCAGCTCCTGTCAGTGATGGAGGAGGAGTGGCAGTCCGTCTATCAGCAAGCTGCGCAGGGAGATGCCCAGAAGCAGGAGGAACAGGATCCGTTTGTGGCCGAAGCGATCAAACTGGTCGGCGAAGGTCTTGTGGAAGTGAAGGAATAAAGTAGCACATCCCATACATTCTTTAAGGAGGACACCCACGTGAAAAACATGCAGCAAATGATGCGTCAGGTTAAGAAAATGCAGGAAGAAATGCAAAAAGCCCAAGAAGGATTGAAAGAAAAAGTAGTGGAAAGCTCCGCTGGCGGCGGTGCGGTTACGGTAAAAGCAAACGGCCACAAAGAAATTATTGAAATTGCGATCAAGCCCGAAGTGGTGGACGCGGAGGATGTCGAAATGCTGCAGGATCTGGTTTTGACTGCGGTTAACGATGCGCTTCGCAAGGTAGATGAGCTGGTCGGCAAGGAAATGGGACGCTTTACCGGAGGGATGAACATTCCGGGATTGTTCTAGTCGCACAAGTCAGGCCTATTGAAGGAGTAGAAAGCGATGTTTTATCCCGAACCGGTCTCAAAATTGATTGAGGGTTTTATGAAACTGCCGGGAATTGGTCCAAAAACGGCAGGACGGCTGGCGTTTTATGTATTGAATATGAAAGAGGATGATGTACTGGATCTGGCCAAGGCGCTGGTCAATGCCAAACGCCAGCTCCATTACTGTTCCGTGTGCAACAATATTACGGATGTGGACCCCTGCCATATCTGCCGTGACAAACGGCGGGACGGCTCTGTTATCTGTGTTGTGCAAGAGCCCAAGGATGTAGTGGCGATGGAAAAAACCCGCGAATTCGAAGGGTATTACCATGTCCTGCACGGCGCGATTTCTCCGATCGAGGGGATTGGACCGGAGGATATCAAAATTCCCGACCTGTTAAAGCGACTGAGCGATGAACAGGTAAAGGAAGTAATTCTGGCGACAAACCCCAACATCGAAGGGGAAGCAACAGCCATGTATATCTCCCGACTGATCAAGCCGTTTGGGATTCGGGTGACCCGGATCGCTCACGGACTTCCAGTGGGCGGGGATTTAGAATACGCGGACGAGGTCACTCTGACCAAGGCATTGGAAGGACGCCGCGAACTATAAAGGGGCCGGGAGACACCGGAAAAGACAGGCAAGCCTGTCTTTTTTTTTCGAATGAACGACTTTTTTGATGGGACGAGACATAAAGTGTAACGGGGAGAGTGAGACAATGCTGAATGGACCGGGGCTGCTGCTCTCGGGAAGAACCCAGCCAGATCACGCAAAAAGTTGGGCTGCTCTCTTGTTTGCAGGCTATTGGTTGATGTTTGCCGCGGAGTTTTTCATGATTCGGTTGGAGCAAGGAACGGACGGATTATGGGTGGCTACTACGGCAGAGGAACCTGCACAGTGGTTGGTACTATCCATTTTATGTGTAAGTGGCCTTAGTTTCCTGATCTCGATTGGTTATGTGGTGCAGACTGTACGAAGTCGAGGAAAGCAGGATTGGCTGTGGGCTCCGACAGAAGTGACGGGCTCGGATGTCCTGCACGTGGTGGCATGGCTGCATCTGTTTCAGACATGCACGCTGCTAATGTACGGACTCTTCCTGCCCTCTACCTTATTTCCAGCGGGCACTCTGGGAAGTTTTCTGGAGTCGGCCTCCTATCAGCTTTTTATCCTGATTCTGGTGCCTGTGTTGATGCGAGGTCGCTTGCGGGAGATCGGGGTGAGCCGGCCGCGGAATCTGGGAGTCATGATCGTGATTTTGATTGTGCTGTTTTTGGCCGTGATGCTTCTGCTGGATGCTGCGGTGACCAAACCGTTTGCCAACTGGCTGGGACTCGCGCTGGATTCTGATCGGGAAAAACTGATCGAACAGGAAATTGTCCAAGCTAAAGACGGGAATCCCTTATCCATTTTAGCCGCCCTCTTCGTGATCGGCGGACTGGTTCCCATAGCGGAAGAGCTGTTGTTCCGAGGTGTGGTGCAAACCTACCTGGTGAATCGACTCGGCGCTTTGATCGGCATATTGCTCAGCAGTCTTTGGTTTGCCCTGATGCATGTGGATGTTGCTTTATTTGCTCCGCTGTTTGTCATGGGTCTGTGTTTGGGTTTTTTGCGATATCGTTTTCAATCGATTTGGGGAGCGGTTCTTTTGCATGCGCTCAACAACATGGCCGGAGTGCTTTATTACTTCCAATAGGGGGAAGGAAACATGGGCATATGGAGACAACCCAAACCGACAGTCAGTTGGACTAAGGGGGTTCTCGAGGCAGCCGTCGACAGAGCGCGCCTCGATTGGCAGCAAGCTCGCCATTTGATGGAACTGAGCGAGCCTGACAACCGATTGGATAATGCCATTTACTATCTGCAGCTTACCGAAAAGCGCTACATGTACCTGCTTTCGCATGTCAAAAGGGAGCAGGCCTATCAACAAGCATAGGAGGAGTGACCATGACCTCAGGGTGGATCATCGCCTTGCTCGTGGCGGGGTTGTTAGTGGTAATCGCGGCCAGCAAATCAGCGTGGAAGCCGATTCGCTGGATTGGACTGGGTGCGATGCAACTGGTGATTGGCGCGGTATTACTGTTTTTCGCCAATCTGATTGGCGATCTGGCTGACTTTCACATTCCCATCAATCCGGTTACGGCTCTTGTGACGGGTTTGCTCCGCCTGCCTGGGCTGGCTGCCCTGATCATCATCAAAATGTGGCTCCTATAAGCCTTACCCATCTGTCAGGAGAAAGGCGACACTGCGGTTCTCATACTTGACCCGGCATTGTTTGGGCAGACGAAACGAGAGCAAAAGGGCGAAAAGCCGCGGGATGCCTGTGATGATCGTTCCGGCCAAAAGAGTAAGTCCATAGGGGGAGGGCAACCAGACGTACAGGGCTGCTGCCAGAAATAAACTGCCCCCGAGGACGGTCGATTCTGCGCCGCGATAGGCGGCTAGCGGGACAGGCAGCCTGAAGCCGGCTCCCCACCACGGGGAGAACAGCATGTCGGGGGTCGTCTGGGGTGCGTGACCGCGCAGAAACACGTACAGACGAAACAGACAGAGATGCAGCAAAGCGATGCCTGGCCATACAGCCAAAGAGACGATCAACGAGGGGATCGGAATCGCTAGCCAGCGGGCAGAAGCGGTCACAAACAAAGCAAATAGCAGAAACTGCAGAAAGATTCCGGCAAACCGCCAGCGGAACCGACGCACCAGTTTATAGCTGTAGATGGTTTGATTCTTCATACGTCACGTCCATTCGAGCTCAAGATGAGAATAAAGGAGCGAGGCACCAATCCGGGTCACGCAGCAATGGATGGTGATCGCCGCCGCGAAGCACGTGAAGCATCCATTCAGGACGCTCTTTGCAGGCAACACGGACAGGCTCGAGAGGAGCCACCTGATCCGCGTCTCCGTGCACGAACGACACCGAGAGTGTTTTCGGGAGGCGGCGTAAATCCTTTTTTACATCATGGTTGAAAATAACCTCTTCCAAAGAGGAGGAGAAAGATTGCCAATGGTGAGTGGTGACATCCTCCAATACTTCTCGGGGATAAAGCTGTAAGAAAGCGGGAATTTTAGTCAAAAAACGGCCAAACAGTTTTCTTCCGGCAATGCAACCGGCAATGGCCAGGAATCGGTTCGTATAAAGCAGGCCGTAAGGAAATCCCATAGCTGCCGCCGCGTCCGCTCTATTGTCAAAACAAGGAAGACTGAGCAAATGCAAGCGATCGACCTGTTCGGGATACCTTGCTGCGTAGGCGACTGCCAAAATGGCGCCCATCGAGTGGCCGACCAGCGTAAAGGGCGGCTCTGAAGCCAATGCGCGTCGAAGCTCCTCCACATGTCGGTCGACCGAGTAGATCGCATCGAGGGGCTTTTCCGATTGACCAAACCCGAGCGGGTCGACCAGCAGGAGCCGCTTTCTTTCCGCCAGATTGGCAACACGCTCTTCCCAGTACCGGTGCGTGCCTGTAATGCCGGGTAGAAATACCAACGTACGGCTGCCTTCTCCAAGCTGTTTTACAAACAAAGAAGAGTTCACGTCAGTGACACCACGCTTTTCCATCATCTCTATCTATTATGTCATAGCCTTCCATGTTGAGGAAGACGGATTGACTTCCTTTCATCCGGAATCATAACAAGGACAAACAGCTTCATGCAGCAAAGGTGAAAAAGGGGGCGGAGCCAGATTGTTACCACAGAGCAAGACCATCCTCAGAGGCGCTAATGGAACGATGCCATCCGACTCGCTAGCTGGCGAACTGGCTGAGCTGGGCTTTCAGGTTCTTACCGCCAGAGAGAATAGTGGAGAAGCGTGGGATGCAGCAGGATTAGTGTTGACCGATTACTCGGATGGGGAGCTGCTAACTGGAAATCTGAGCGGTGAGGCGGGAGGGGAGCCCCGCTTGCTGCTCGTCTATGGAAATCGCATCCCCAATGGTACGGCTGATGCTCTGGCAGCGACCTATCCGGAATGGGAAGTCGTTCGCCTTTTTTGTTTTGCTGACAAAGAAAGAGCTCTGCTTGGCGGGGAGGAAGGCGGGATCTGGCTGCGGCGGCTGAGCAGGCAGCTAGCCAGACATGGCTTTGTTTCATTTGTTACCCGCAGGTGCGAGGTGGACGAGGCTGTCCGTCAGCTCCCGCTTTATTTGGCGTGGAAGGAGCGTTTTTTTCTGCGCATGAGTGAGCAGTGTGACAAAAGCGGATCACGGTCGCAGGTGGTTGCCCGCGCACTTGGTATGGATAAACGGATTGGCCAAAGCTGGCTGTACACCGACAGGAAGCGGCACGGGCCGGTGTATCGCTGGATCACTCGTCAGCTTCGGCACATTCGGGAAAAAGCAGAGATACAGCGGATTACGCTATGGGGAAGGGCTTCTTTTTGGGAGGGATTCCCCAGGGGAGAGTTACAGGGCATGGAAACGCGGCTGTTTTCTCCCGGGGAGGCCGTAACAGATGATTTTTCTTCGCGCCGGGCTTGGGCGGTCTACGATAATTGGCGCACTGCCTTGGCTCACTCTGACTTGCTGGTGATCGGCACAGCCGATCCAGTAATCCAGGAGATTCGACTGCCGGAGCTGATTCAGGGGATGAATCAGCCCCTCATCCTCGATGCTTGTTCATGCTTTCCGGTAACAGAAGCAGAATCCTGCCAGATCCTCTACCGAACGATCGGCGAAAACACGAACGTTTGGGAATGGAACCGATTATAATGGGGTATAATGGTTGGTAGATTGAGGAAAAGGGCAGGCGTTTAAAATGGAAAGAATTGCTCAGCGATGCATCGTCTGTGAGGAAGAACGGTTGGACGGGATCGCGATCTGTGAGCAGTTTATCTGCCATCATTGCGAACAAGAAATGGTGCAGACTGACGTACAAGATGCAAAATATCCATTTTTTATCCATCAGATGAGACGCATATGGCTCACAAAAGACGCGTAATTACGTTCACAAAAGGCATTGGCCAACGTCCAGTGCCTTTTTCCATTTGGGCAGACTTCCGTCCTTCAATCATGCTACAATGAACAAAGCTGAAAAAAAGGACGTGAAGCTCGTGCGGGATAAGAGCCCTGGCTATCGGGAGAGGCAGCGGCGTGCTCCCTTGTACGAAAAATTGGAAAGGCACGCGGCCGCGCATCCGCATCCGTTTCATGTGCCCGG
This window harbors:
- a CDS encoding pro-sigmaK processing inhibitor BofA family protein, encoding MTSGWIIALLVAGLLVVIAASKSAWKPIRWIGLGAMQLVIGAVLLFFANLIGDLADFHIPINPVTALVTGLLRLPGLAALIIIKMWLL
- a CDS encoding CPBP family intramembrane glutamic endopeptidase, translated to MLNGPGLLLSGRTQPDHAKSWAALLFAGYWLMFAAEFFMIRLEQGTDGLWVATTAEEPAQWLVLSILCVSGLSFLISIGYVVQTVRSRGKQDWLWAPTEVTGSDVLHVVAWLHLFQTCTLLMYGLFLPSTLFPAGTLGSFLESASYQLFILILVPVLMRGRLREIGVSRPRNLGVMIVILIVLFLAVMLLLDAAVTKPFANWLGLALDSDREKLIEQEIVQAKDGNPLSILAALFVIGGLVPIAEELLFRGVVQTYLVNRLGALIGILLSSLWFALMHVDVALFAPLFVMGLCLGFLRYRFQSIWGAVLLHALNNMAGVLYYFQ
- a CDS encoding DUF2508 family protein codes for the protein MGIWRQPKPTVSWTKGVLEAAVDRARLDWQQARHLMELSEPDNRLDNAIYYLQLTEKRYMYLLSHVKREQAYQQA
- the dnaX gene encoding DNA polymerase III subunit gamma/tau, whose translation is MAYTALYRVYRPQTFQDVVGQEHVTVTLRNALREQRLSHAYLFNGPRGTGKTSAAKIMAKAVNCEQPQDGEPCNQCATCKAITDGSVTDVLEIDAASNRGVEEIRDIRDKVKFAPSDVKYKVYIIDEVHMLTTEAFNALLKTLEEPPSHVIFILATTEPHKLPATIISRCQRFDFHRISLREMVRRLSYICESQQVSVEEQALTLVAKMAEGGMRDALSLLDQAISYSNEKITAADIMQITGTVSQGYFSTLARSVANRDVAQVMEQFDKVMVQGKDPEQFLHDFLYYYRDMLLLKTAPHLEEIVERTMIDDQFAQVAQLYEIPHLYSAIEVCNQSLAQLKWSTYARVLVELTLVKLCQLPGQSPQQGATQSAAVSNTASGEDLAGLANRIRQLEERLAQLAQGQGLQSGQAQAEEPRKQEARRPVAAAGGGSRTPMNRVREAAMAVNEALSRQVRGQWSQILADVKKVKIQYQAWLVNGQPAAVGSDSVVVTFTSPIHCDKTMEPELKNVIERAILGVVGRPLQLLSVMEEEWQSVYQQAAQGDAQKQEEQDPFVAEAIKLVGEGLVEVKE
- a CDS encoding PAS domain-containing sensor histidine kinase gives rise to the protein MGGSLALHLVGSSNRLKQFAQQMPTAIFLVDQAGTIVEVNEKLLRVTGYRYEELVNQSFQHLLPYPGTIKQLYEELMHRGPDQPMEVDWRDCQGRTGKTPAMIMVQQGEQPVYFVHLFQLDKETQGNLSQRLVDKLTSDSSLGLFVLDEQGLIVEVSHMACKLLGMNRVDVINKHVDQVFAGIPEDHRLLKRELLDGVKLYNMATSWTNDNQRYELIVDASTLQDDSGKTVGAYFLFKDISNFRSFEQKIERNERLAMIGQIAAGTAHEIRNPLTSIKGFLQMFLQSFSENGMDRERTYTEIMLTEINRINSLVSEFLLLSKPRDVQYAIVDLNIVFEEILPIVESQALLYGIDVQFSSRGNLPLVVGDNELLKQVFINICKNGIEAMGEQGTLNISHHIDPDGDKVSIDIRDTGPGIPLYIVDKIFDPFFTTKEEGTGLGLSVCQKIIHDIGGQIRLSSKGYGTTFHILLPYL
- a CDS encoding alpha/beta fold hydrolase translates to MNSSLFVKQLGEGSRTLVFLPGITGTHRYWEERVANLAERKRLLLVDPLGFGQSEKPLDAIYSVDRHVEELRRALASEPPFTLVGHSMGAILAVAYAARYPEQVDRLHLLSLPCFDNRADAAAAMGFPYGLLYTNRFLAIAGCIAGRKLFGRFLTKIPAFLQLYPREVLEDVTTHHWQSFSSSLEEVIFNHDVKKDLRRLPKTLSVSFVHGDADQVAPLEPVRVACKERPEWMLHVLRGGDHHPLLRDPDWCLAPLFSS
- a CDS encoding sigma factor G inhibitor Gin — translated: MERIAQRCIVCEEERLDGIAICEQFICHHCEQEMVQTDVQDAKYPFFIHQMRRIWLTKDA
- a CDS encoding Rossmann-fold NAD(P)-binding domain-containing protein, with translation MLPQSKTILRGANGTMPSDSLAGELAELGFQVLTARENSGEAWDAAGLVLTDYSDGELLTGNLSGEAGGEPRLLLVYGNRIPNGTADALAATYPEWEVVRLFCFADKERALLGGEEGGIWLRRLSRQLARHGFVSFVTRRCEVDEAVRQLPLYLAWKERFFLRMSEQCDKSGSRSQVVARALGMDKRIGQSWLYTDRKRHGPVYRWITRQLRHIREKAEIQRITLWGRASFWEGFPRGELQGMETRLFSPGEAVTDDFSSRRAWAVYDNWRTALAHSDLLVIGTADPVIQEIRLPELIQGMNQPLILDACSCFPVTEAESCQILYRTIGENTNVWEWNRL
- the recR gene encoding recombination mediator RecR; its protein translation is MFYPEPVSKLIEGFMKLPGIGPKTAGRLAFYVLNMKEDDVLDLAKALVNAKRQLHYCSVCNNITDVDPCHICRDKRRDGSVICVVQEPKDVVAMEKTREFEGYYHVLHGAISPIEGIGPEDIKIPDLLKRLSDEQVKEVILATNPNIEGEATAMYISRLIKPFGIRVTRIAHGLPVGGDLEYADEVTLTKALEGRREL